A DNA window from Ficedula albicollis isolate OC2 chromosome 1, FicAlb1.5, whole genome shotgun sequence contains the following coding sequences:
- the LOC101809373 gene encoding transmembrane protein 126A codes for MTGREFLELDSPQQRLILERFRRMEVIQKMFNDLPKADQNLCNHGKYFLAANSSLCGLAANNFFRSILHVRKASLVSAMPMAVIPFLSTAAIYEAFVRDPLFSGQLNCEVCAVIRGGLVGAVVGGFYPIFLAIPLNASLAARYMSSPLPGKENLLRYWLTTAQPVFRKMSLGILVQAVTGLYLATKQHGIYIKILLQMNASRDPEELPE; via the exons ATGACAGGAAGAGAGTTTCTTGAACTAGATTCTCCGCAGCAAAGACTAATTTTGGAAAGATTTAGGCGGATGGAAGTCATACAAAAGATGTTCAATGACCTTCCTAAAGCAGATCA GAACCTTTGTAATCATGGAAAATACTTCCTAGCAGCAAATTCAAGCTTATGTGGCTTagcagcaaataatttcttcaggaGCATCCTACATGTCAGAAAGGCTTCACTGGTGTCTGCTATGCCAATGGCTGttattccatttctttcaaCAGCAGCAATTTATGAAGCTTTTGTACGTGACCCTTTATTTTCAg GTCAGCTGAACTGTGAGGTCTGTGCTGTGATCAGAGGAGGATTAGTAGGTGCTGTTGTGGGTGGATTCTATCCCATTTTTCTGGCTATCCCCTTGAATGCAAGCCTAGCAGCCAG GTATATGTCAAGTCCCTtgccagggaaagaaaatctgttgCGCTACTGGCTCACAACTGCTCAGCCTGTTTTTAGAAAGATGAGTCTGGGTATCCTGGTACAGGCTGTGACTGGATTGTACCTTGCCACTAAACAGCACGGAATATATATCAAAATTCTGCTGCAGATGAACGCTAGCAGGGATCCTGAAGAGCTACCTGAATGA